One Sagittula stellata E-37 genomic window, CGGAAGCGGACCAGATGCCGTGCAGGCGCGGCCCTTCGGAAATCGTTTCGCCCACGCGCATCCTGGGGTCGAGGCTGGCGAAAGGGTCCTGGTGGATCATCTGCACGCGGGTCGTGGTCTTTTTGACCGTGCCGCGCCGCCAGGTCGCGACGGGCTCGCCATCCAGTCGGATCGCACCGTCCGAAGGGGCGTAGATGCCCGACACCAGCCGCCCCAGCGTGGACTTGCCGCAGCCGGATTCGCCGACGAGGCCAAGCACCTCGCCGCGCTCCACGGTCAGGTCGATGTCCGACAGGGCGTGCACGGTGGCCGAGCTGTCCTGCCCGGTCAGCCGGTCTGCAAAGCGTTCGAGCAGGCCGGGCGTGCGGCTGAAGCGCTTGGACGCGCCGGAAATCGTGAGCAGGGTCATGCGATGCCCTCCGTCAGCGGGTGGTGGCACAGCGCCACGTGAGTGTCGCCGGTCGATGGCGGTTCGGTCGTGCAGGCCTCGGTGGCTCGGGGGCAGCGCGGTCGGAAGGCGCAGCCCTTGGGCAAATTCAGGAGCTGCGGCGTCGCGCCAGGGATCTGCGGCAAGGATTGGCCGGGCTCATGCAGGGAGGGCACGCTTTCGATCAGGCCGCGCGTGTAGGGATGGCGCGGGTGGGACAACACGTCGGCGGCGCTCCCGCTTTCGACGATCCGGCCTGCGTACATCACGCAGATGTCGTCAGCGAGCGAGGACACCACGGCAAGGTCGTGCGTGACCCAGACGATGGCGGTGCCGGTCTCGTCCGCGAGACGGCGCACCTCGGCCAGGATCTGCCCCTGGATGGAGACGTCGAGCGCGGTGGTCGGCTCGTCCGCGATGATGACGGAGGGGCCGTGCAACAGCGCCGTGGCGATGGCAACACGCTGACGCATCCCGCCTGACAGTTGGTGCGGATAGGCGCGCAGGCGCTCGGCGGGGGAAGGGATGCCCACGGTTTCCAGCGCCTGACGGGCGCGGTCCCACGCGGCGGCCTTTGACACGCGGTCGTGCACGCGCACGGCCATCGCCATCTGATCGCCGACGCGCAGCACCGGGTTCAGCGTCATCATCGGGTCCTGGAAGACCATGGCGACACGCTTGCCCCGCATACGGCGCAGGGCGTCCGGCGAAAGCTTGCGCAGGTCGGTGCCATCCACCAGAACCTCGCCATCGGTGATCTGCCCCGGCGAGTCGATCAGGCCCAGCACGGAGAAGCCCGTGACGCTTTTCCCCGATCCGCTTTCGCCGACGAGGCCCATGATACGGCCCGGCTCAACCGAGAAGCTGACGTCGTTTACCGCCGTCACCGCACCCTTGCGCGTATCGAACCGGGTGGTCAGGCCCCGGACGGCCAGCGCGGCGGTCATCGCTGGTTCCTCGGGTCGAGGACGTGGCGCACCTGGTCTCCGACGAGGTTGATGGCGACGACAGTGATCATCAGGAATATCCCGGGGTAGATGGACAGCCATGTGCGGTCTGTGTGGATGTACTTGAACCCGTTCGAAATCAGCGAGCCGAGCGAGGGTTCGGTCAACGGGAGGCCCACGCCGAGAAAGCTGAGCGTGGCCTCCAGTGCGATGGCGGAGGCGACCTGCACGGTGGCGACCACGATCAGCGGGGGCAGCACGTTCGGCAGCAAGTGGCGGAACAGAACGCGGCGTGCAGGCAGGGGGGTGGAACGGGCGGCTTCGATGTAGTCCTTGCCGCGCTCCACCGTGGCCGCGCCATGTGCGGTGCGGGCGAAGTAGGCGTATTGCGCGACGACCAGAGCGAGGACGATCTGCCCCACGCCCTGTCCCAACACCGCCACGAGCACCAGCGCAAGCAGGATCGCAGGCATCGACAGCTGAAGATCGACAACACGCATCAGGAGGTTTTCCAGTCGACCGCCGAAGTAGGCTGCCGTCAGACCGACGGTAATGCCCACGAGCAGTGCCATAGCCCCGGCGCTGAGGCCGATCACGAATGAGGTGCGCAGCCCGTAAAGGATCGCCGACAGCATGTCGCGGCCTGCATTGTCGGTGCCGAGCAGGTGCACGTATCCGCCCGACCCCTCCGTGCCGGGAGCGAGGAAGGCATCCATCCAGTCCAGCGCGGCCATGTCGTACGGGTCCTGCGGGGTGACCCAGGGCGCGCCGAAGCTGAGGACGGCAAGGAGGACGATGACCGCCAGCGAGATTACCGCCACAGGCGAGCGGCGGAAGTCCGACCAGAAGTCGCGCAAGCGCGCGACGCGGGTCGTGACCGGCGCGGCAGAGGGCGTTTCGGAGGTGTTGCTCTCGGGGCTCAGTGTGTCGTGGGTCACGGCCATCAGGCCCCCCCTTTCAGACGGACGCGTGGGTCGAGCCGCGCATAGATCAGGTCGACGGTCAGGTTGATCAGGACAAAGAGGATCACCACGAGGACGAGGTACGTCACCATGACCGGCCGGTCGAGTTGCAGGATGGAGTCGATGATCAGCTTGCCGACGCCGGGCCAGGTGAAGACGCTTTCCGTCACAACGGCGAAGGCAAGGGTGGAGCCGAGTTCCAGCCCGAAGACCGTGACAATCGGGATCGAGATGTTGCGCAGCACGTGGCTGAAGACGATCTGGCGGTCGGTCAGTCCCTGTGCGCGGGCGAAGCGGACGTAATCGGTGCGCATCGCCTCTACCATGCCGGCGCGGGTCAGGCGGATCATGAGGCCCATCTTGAACAGCGAAAGGTTCAGCGCGGGCATGATGACATGGCTCCAGCCATCGGCGGTGGCCAGCGAAGTCGGTATGCCGAGGAAGCTGCCGACATCGCCACGGCCGCCGGAGGGCAGGATGCCGAGGTTGACGGCAAAGGTCATGATCAGCAGCATTCCGATCCAGAAGGTCGGTACCGAAAAGCCCAGCACCGACAGCGCCATGATTGCCTTGGCGGCCACGCTGTCGGGGCGGTAGCCGGCATAGAGGCCGGCGGGAATGCCGATGAAGGTCGCGATGCAGACCGAGACGAAGACCAGCTCGAGCGTTGCCGGAAGGCGCGAGAACACGAGGTCGACGACGGGGATGTTGTAGACCATCGACGTGCCCATGTCGCCGTGCACGACATTGCCGAGGAAGGTCAGGTACTGCCGCCAAAGCGGCTGATCCAGCCCGTACTGGGCGATCAGCTTGGCGCGGATTTCCTGCGTGGCACCGGGGTCGATCAGCACGTCGATCGGGTTGCCGATGGCGTAGACGCCCACGAAGACGATGATCGACATGGCGAAGACCACGATCACTGCCTGCGCCAGCCGTTGGACGAGGTATCCGAGCATCGGGTTCCTTTCTGGCGGATAGAGGACCGGCGCCGCGAGTGGCAGCGGCGCCGGTCTGGAACGAGGGCCGGGCGGACCCGGCCCGCGGGGTTACTGCGCCGGAGTGATCTCGTAGGCGCGGGTTTCCTGATCGACGCGCGGCGTGAAGCTCAGCGTACCGTCTTCCGCGGCCCAGACCGTCTGCAGGATCACCGTCGGGATCAGGGCGCGGTCGTCCATGGCGATGAAGGAGGCCTCTTCATAGAGCGCCCGGCGCTTGTCTGCGTCAAGCGTCTGCGCGCCTTCGTCGAAGACCTTGTCGAACTCGGCGTTGGAGTAGTCCGTCCGGTTGAAGTTGCCAAAGCCCTTGTCGGCGTCCGGCGTGCGGATCATCGCGCCGTAGGTATAAGCGGCCTCGCCGGTCAGGGTGCCCCAGGCGGACATCGCCATGGAGTATTCCTTGCGTGCGGCGGCGGGGAAGAACACCGTACCGTTCAGCGCCTGCGCGTTCACCTTCAGCCCCAGCCGGGACCACATCTGCGCCAGCGCCTCGCAGACCACGGCATCGCCGGGCACGCGGTTGTTGGTGCAGGT contains:
- a CDS encoding ABC transporter permease, with the protein product MLGYLVQRLAQAVIVVFAMSIIVFVGVYAIGNPIDVLIDPGATQEIRAKLIAQYGLDQPLWRQYLTFLGNVVHGDMGTSMVYNIPVVDLVFSRLPATLELVFVSVCIATFIGIPAGLYAGYRPDSVAAKAIMALSVLGFSVPTFWIGMLLIMTFAVNLGILPSGGRGDVGSFLGIPTSLATADGWSHVIMPALNLSLFKMGLMIRLTRAGMVEAMRTDYVRFARAQGLTDRQIVFSHVLRNISIPIVTVFGLELGSTLAFAVVTESVFTWPGVGKLIIDSILQLDRPVMVTYLVLVVILFVLINLTVDLIYARLDPRVRLKGGA
- a CDS encoding ABC transporter ATP-binding protein — its product is MTAALAVRGLTTRFDTRKGAVTAVNDVSFSVEPGRIMGLVGESGSGKSVTGFSVLGLIDSPGQITDGEVLVDGTDLRKLSPDALRRMRGKRVAMVFQDPMMTLNPVLRVGDQMAMAVRVHDRVSKAAAWDRARQALETVGIPSPAERLRAYPHQLSGGMRQRVAIATALLHGPSVIIADEPTTALDVSIQGQILAEVRRLADETGTAIVWVTHDLAVVSSLADDICVMYAGRIVESGSAADVLSHPRHPYTRGLIESVPSLHEPGQSLPQIPGATPQLLNLPKGCAFRPRCPRATEACTTEPPSTGDTHVALCHHPLTEGIA
- a CDS encoding ABC transporter permease, which encodes MAVTHDTLSPESNTSETPSAAPVTTRVARLRDFWSDFRRSPVAVISLAVIVLLAVLSFGAPWVTPQDPYDMAALDWMDAFLAPGTEGSGGYVHLLGTDNAGRDMLSAILYGLRTSFVIGLSAGAMALLVGITVGLTAAYFGGRLENLLMRVVDLQLSMPAILLALVLVAVLGQGVGQIVLALVVAQYAYFARTAHGAATVERGKDYIEAARSTPLPARRVLFRHLLPNVLPPLIVVATVQVASAIALEATLSFLGVGLPLTEPSLGSLISNGFKYIHTDRTWLSIYPGIFLMITVVAINLVGDQVRHVLDPRNQR